The window AGACCCAATCTCGAATCCGCTGTATTATATGCAATTAATTAGGTAATTCTTACTAACCATGCACCAACCAGTATCACAAAGGGCCAAAGTCCAGGGGTCATTCCGGCTTACGCCGGAATGACCCGGGAGGGCGGATCCAGTCTCCACGGACGAAAAAGGCGATCCAAAGCGCCGTGTCAGAGACTTCCCTCACGGCCCAATTTCCACCTGGGCGCCTCCCGCAGGGTGGCGCCGGCCCTAAACGTTTTGAAAGGAGGGTACGGGGGGAAAACTTTGTCAAAAGTTTTCCCCCCGTGAATACTTACAACTTTTCAACCCTGTTTCCATCGCGCATCGCTCGGTAGAGCAACATCAATCCCGCTTTCGCGGCCCAACGCTATTCCGCTGCAGGGAGGGGTTTCTTCCCTTTTCTGGATCGGTACCAACGCATGAGTTTCTTGACCGTTATGGGGAACAGCCCAAGGATGGCAAACGAAATCAGCAGGCTCGGCGACAGAATGCCGCTTGCGGATTGGATTTCCCCCAACTGCTTCCCGGCGTTCACGAACACGGCGGTCCCGGGCAACATTCCCAGTTGGGACACCCAATAGAACGTCCTCAACGGCATTCCGGTCAGACCCATGACCAGGTTGATGACGAAAAAAGGGAACACGGGGATCAGCCGCACGGTAAAAAGATAAAAGGCCCCTTCCCTTTCGATACCTTGATTGACGGTTTTGAGTCTTTCTCCGAATCTGTTCTGCACCCACTCCCGCAACAGAAAACGGGAAACGAAGCAGGCCAGCGTAGCCCCTATGCTGCTGGCGAAGGAAACCACCACCAGGGCCGCCCAGAAGCCGAACAGCGCGCCTCCGGCCAAGGTGAGGACCACCGCTCCGGGCAGCGAGAGGGCCGTGGCCACAATGTAGACGCCCGTGTAGATTCCGAGTACGAGAAAGGTATTTTCAGCATACAGTTGGGCGAACTGCTGCTGCTGGGACTTTATGTAGGTCAGTGTGAAATAGCGTTCCAGTTCGAATACTTTGAACACGACAATCAAAGCGATCACGACCAGCACAATCGCAAGCCGCTGCACGTTTTTTCGGCTCATAGCGTCCTCTACGGTCCGACCCCTGGGATTCAAGGATTCAATGAAAGGCGTGAGTACGTGGATTCACCTCGACATACGGATATGTGTCTCATCTTCCTTTCGATATTCCTTGCCGCACTCCCGACATGAAGCCCGACCTTCATCGAATCGGAGCGCCAACCCGCATTCGCAGGCCCATCCTATGATGCGAGCCGGGACTCCGGCCACGAGAGCATAGGGTGGAACGTCCTTTGTCACGACGGCTCCCGCGGCCACAAAAGCCCATTCCCCGAGAGTGATCCCGCACACCACGGTGGCGTTGGCCCCGATGGTCGCTCCATGCTTCACCAAAATCGTCTCATAGTCCTCGCTCGTGTTTCGAGGATAGGCGGACCGCGGCGTTTTGACATTGGTGAACACCATGCTGGGGCCGCAAAACACGTAGTC is drawn from Deltaproteobacteria bacterium and contains these coding sequences:
- a CDS encoding TVP38/TMEM64 family protein — encoded protein: MSRKNVQRLAIVLVVIALIVVFKVFELERYFTLTYIKSQQQQFAQLYAENTFLVLGIYTGVYIVATALSLPGAVVLTLAGGALFGFWAALVVVSFASSIGATLACFVSRFLLREWVQNRFGERLKTVNQGIEREGAFYLFTVRLIPVFPFFVINLVMGLTGMPLRTFYWVSQLGMLPGTAVFVNAGKQLGEIQSASGILSPSLLISFAILGLFPITVKKLMRWYRSRKGKKPLPAAE
- a CDS encoding N-acetyltransferase, which produces MTDYFVHESAVVDAGAAIGEATRIWHFCHVMSGARIGTHCSLGQNVFVASGVTIGNHVKIQNNVSVYEGVILEDYVFCGPSMVFTNVKTPRSAYPRNTSEDYETILVKHGATIGANATVVCGITLGEWAFVAAGAVVTKDVPPYALVAGVPARIIGWACECGLALRFDEGRASCRECGKEYRKEDETHIRMSR